A single region of the Eriocheir sinensis breed Jianghai 21 chromosome 53, ASM2467909v1, whole genome shotgun sequence genome encodes:
- the LOC126983262 gene encoding adhesive plaque matrix protein-like — protein MSLKLAAALALLAVVLAEQSSHVSFSLGGAPAITHASVLHRSPAFSPAPFHQRPAYPPRPTYRPNYGPEPRYPPKPHYRPAPYHPEPRYPQPPPHYRPQPAYPHKAEIPACAKDNPKPWCLEDKDYPTYEIEHAAEQHFDKLLSLYADVADLNTELSVYGPKTLEEETYLCPSATGYVKPLRAINTEGKWRVIVNGIKVHYETLTQTTRLEECLKESYACPLVPECYESKCLQKSIYHRFLVFDPYDKYFPFAVETFKLPASCACLLGASTLDH, from the exons ATGTCTCTCAAGCTCGCG GCCGCGTTGGCCCTTCTGGCGGTGGTGCTCGCTGAACAGAGCTCCCACGTGAGTTTCAGCCTCGGGGGCGCCCCTGCCATCACCCACGCCAGCGTCCTTCACCGCTCCCCCGCCTTCAGCCCCGCGCCCTTCCACCAACGTCCTGCCTACCCCCCACGGCCCACCTACAGGCCGAACTATGGCCCGGAGCCGCGGTACCCACCCAAGCCTCACTACCGCCCCGCGCCCTACCACCCCGAGCCCCGCTACCCCCAGCCCCCGCCCCACTACCGCCCCCAGCCCGCCTACCCACACAAGGCTGAGATCCCCGCCTGCGCCAAGGACAACCCCAAGCCGTGGTGCCTCGAGGACAAGGACTACCCGACCTACGAAATCGAGCACGCGGCGGAGCAACACTTCGATAAGCTTCTGTCTCTTTACGCCGACGTGGCGGACCTCAACACGGAGCTCTCAGTGTACGGACCAAAGACCCTGGAGGAGGAGACGTACCTCTGCCCCTCCGCCACCGGCTACGTGAAGCCGCTGCGCGCCATAAACACGGAGGGCAAGTGGCGCGTCATTGTCAACGGCATCAAGGTCCACTACGAGACCCTGACGCAGACCACGCGCCTCGAGGAGTGCCTCAAGGAGAGCTACGCCTGCCCGCTGGTGCCCGAGTGCTACGAGTCCAAGTGCCTCCAAAAGTCCATCTACCACCGCTTCCTCGTCTTCGACCCCTACGACAAGTACTTCCCCTTCGCCGTGGAGACCTTCAAGCTGCCCGCCAGCTGCGCCTGCCTCCTCGGCGCCTCCACCCTCGACCACTAA
- the LOC126983263 gene encoding neurotrophin 1-like, with product MMAAVRLLAALAAFAVVLGDQTSHVSISHGRAPAVHQPRPHPVPHQSQRPTYGPQPHPTRPSYRPQPTYPPRPTYTPRPTYPPRPTYTPRPTYPTTPAYGVQPHAPSGYGSDVPACAAASGKPWCLEDEEYPMYEIQGAAEQNADKLLSLYADVADLNTELSVDLPGYYKEETYLCPSETAYVRPLRAVNSDGKWRFIVNGIKVHYETLTQTTRLEECLKEGYACPLVPECYESKCLQKSIYHRFLVYDPYDKYFPFAIETFKLPASCGCLLGASTLDH from the exons ATGATGGCAGCGGTGAGGCTCCTG GCGGCGCTGGCGGCGTTCGCCGTCGTCCTGGGCGATCAGACGTCCCACGTGAGCATCAGCCACGGCAGAGCCCCGGCCGTCCACCAGCCGCGGCCCCACCCGGTGCCCCACCAGAGCCAGAGGCCCacctacggccctcaaccacatCCTACCCGCCCATCCTACCGCCCACAGCCAACCTACCCCCCACGCCCTACCTACACCCCACGACCCACCTACCCCCCACGCCCTACCTACACCCCACGACCCACCTACCCCACCACTCCAGCTTACGGCGTCCAGCCCCACGCACCCTCAGGATACGGCTCCGACGTGCCCGCCTGCGCCGCCGCTAGCGGCAAGCCGTGGTGCCTCGAGGACGAGGAGTACCCCATGTACGAGATCCAGGGGGCCGCCGAGCAGAACGCCGACAAGCTGCTGTCCCTGTACGCCGACGTGGCGGACCTCAACACGGAGCTGTCCGTCGACCTGCCCGGCTACTATAAGGAGGAGACGTACCTCTGCCCCTCCGAAACCGCCTACGTCAGGCCGCTGCGCGCCGTCAACTCGGATGGCAAGTGGCGCTTCATCGTCAACGGCATCAAGGTCCACTACGAGACCCTGACGCAGACCACGCGCCTGGAGGAGTGCCTCAAGGAGGGCTACGCCTGCCCGCTGGTGCCCGAGTGCTACGAGTCCAAGTGCCTCCAGAAGTCCATCTACCACCGCTTCCTCGTCTACGACCCCTACGACAAGTACTTCCCCTTCGCCATCGAGACCTTCAAGCTGCCCGCCAGCTGCGGCTGCCTCCTCGGCGCCTCCACCCTCGACCACTAA
- the LOC126983261 gene encoding neurotrophin 1-like — MMAAVRLLAALAAFAVVLGDQTSHVSISHGRAPAVQQPRPHARPRPVPHQSQRPTYGPQPHPTRPSYRPQPTYPPRPTYTPRPTYPPRPTYTPRPTYSPRPSYSPRPTYPTTPAYGVKPHAPSGYGSDVPACAAASGKPWCLEDEEYPMYEIQGAAEQNADKLLSLYADVADLNTELSVDLPGYHKEETYLCPSETAYVRPLRAVNSDGKWRFIVNGIKVHYETLTQTTRLEECLNEGYACPLVPKCYESKCLQKSIYHRFLVYDPYDKYFPFAIETFKLPASCGCLLGASTLDH, encoded by the exons ATGATGGCAGCGGTGAGGCTCCTG GCGGCGCTGGCGGCGTTCGCCGTCGTCCTGGGCGATCAGACGTCCCACGTGAGCATCAGCCACGGCAGAGCCCCGGCCGTCCAGCAGCCGCGGCCCCACGCCAGGCCCCGCCCGGTGCCCCACCAGAGCCAGAGGCCCACCTACGGCCCTCAGCCACATCCTACCCGCCCATCCTACCGCCCACAGCCAACCTACCCCCCACGCCCTACCTACACCCCACGACCCACCTACCCCCCACGCCCTACCTACACCCCACGACCCACCTACTCCCCACGACCATCCTACTCCCCACGACCCACCTACCCCACCACTCCAGCTTACGGCGTCAAGCCCCACGCACCCTCAGGATACGGCTCCGACGTGCCCGCCTGCGCCGCCGCTAGCGGCAAGCCGTGGTGCCTCGAGGACGAGGAGTACCCCATGTACGAGATCCAGGGGGCCGCCGAGCAGAACGCCGACAAGCTGCTGTCCCTGTACGCCGACGTGGCGGACCTCAACACGGAGCTGTCCGTCGACCTGCCCGGCTACCATAAGGAGGAGACGTACCTCTGCCCCTCCGAAACTGCCTACGTCAGGCCGCTGCGCGCCGTCAACTCGGATGGCAAGTGGCGCTTCATCGTCAACGGCATCAAGGTCCACTACGAGACCCTGACGCAGACCACGCGCCTCGAGGAGTGCCTCAACGAGGGCTACGCCTGCCCGCTGGTGCCCAAGTGCTACGAGTCCAAGTGCCTCCAGAAGTCCATCTACCACCGCTTCCTCGTCTACGACCCCTACGACAAGTACTTCCCCTTCGCCATCGAGACCTTCAAGCTGCCCGCCAGCTGCGGCTGCCTCCTCGGCGCCTCCACCCTCGACCACTAA
- the LOC126983265 gene encoding neurotrophin 1-like, translated as MALGYLVSLAVVGVVLADQSSHVTFSLGGAKAHHHSSSHHHAPAHHAPAHHHAPARHHAQPSYHTTPSYHPQPAYHPHPHPQPSYGEHPEPACAANTTKPWCLEDAEYPLYEIKHAAEYHYEKLLSLYADVADLNTELSVERPNTLDEETYLCPSATAYVRPLRAVNTEGKWRVVVNNVDVHYETLTQTARVEECLTAGDACPLVPECYESSCLQKSIYHRFLVYDAYDQYFPFAVETFKLPASCACLLGAYTIDH; from the exons ATGGCTTTAGGATACCTG GTGTCGCTGGCGGTGGTGGGCGTCGTCCTCGCCGACCAGAGCTCGCATGTCACCTTCAGCCTCGGCGGCGCCAAAGCTCACCACCACAGCTCCTCGCACCACCACGCCCCGGCACACCACGCCCCCGCCCACCACCACGCCCCGGCTCGCCACCACGCACAACCCTCCTACCACACCACGCCATCCTACCACCCACAACCCGcctaccacccccacccccacccccagcccTCCTACGGCGAGCACCCCGAGCCCGCCTGCGCCGCCAACACCACCAAGCCGTGGTGCCTCGAGGACGCCGAGTACCCGCTCTACGAGATCAAGCACGCCGCCGAGTACCACTACGAGAAGCTGCTGTCCCTGTACGCCGACGTGGCGGACCTCAACACGGAGCTGTCGGTGGAGCGGCCCAACACCCTGGACGAGGAGACGTACCTCTGcccctccgccaccgcctacGTCAGGCCGCTGCGCGCCGTCAACACGGAGGGCAAGTGGCGCGTGGTCGTTAACAACGTGGACGTCCACTACGAGACCCTGACGCAGACCGCGCGCGTCGAGGAGTGCCTCACCGCCGGCGACGCCTGCCCGCTGGTGCCCGAGTGCTACGAGTCCTCCTGCCTCCAGAAGTCCATCTACCACCGCTTCCTCGTCTACGACGCCTACGACCAGTACTTCCCCTTCGCCGTGGAGACCTTCAAGCTGCCCGCCAGCTGCGCCTGCCTGCTCGGCGCCTATACTATTGACCACTAA
- the LOC126983259 gene encoding protein spaetzle-like: protein MAVTVLALVSLLVPALLASPSVYFPPDVNKSPGPYPLKPTDHPRPSFKSYTLVPTPPTRPAHTPKNKPHPGLRKPASPPPRHAHRPLSRKHASTRRPTPSPIPTLPPQAPRHAPPTYYLHGVYSSYPAHISLPRSSARPGFPTHIVYSLVPPEHQDLSYITYERTVPACAANTTKPWCLEDAEYPLNEIRHAAEYHYEKLLSLYADVADLNTELSAERPDTLDEETYLCPSATAYVRPLRAVNTEGKWRVIVNGIKVHYETLTQTTRLEECLKEGYACPLVPECYESKCLQKSIYHRFLVFDPDDEHFPFVVDTFRVPASCACLLGA, encoded by the exons ATGGCGGTCACGGTCTTG gcTCTCGTGTCCCTCCTGGTGCCCGCCCTCCTGGCCTCCCCCTCCGTGTACTTCCCCCCGGACGTCAACAAGAGTCCCGGGCCGTACCCCCTCAAGCCCACGGACCATCCGCGCCCCTCCTTCAAGTCCTACACCCTCGTCCCGACGCCCCCCACACGCCCCGCACATACGCCCAAGAACAAGCCGCACCCTGGTCTTCGCAAGCCAGCCTCTCCCCCGCCCCGGCACGCCCATCGCCCGCTGTCCAGGAAGCACGCCAGCACACGCCGCCCCACGCCCAGCCCTATCCCCACACTGCCGCCGCAGGCCCCCAGACACGCCCCGCCCACGTACTACCTCCACGGAGTGTACTCGTCCTACCCAGCCCACATCTCGCTGCCCCGCTCCAGCGCACGCCCCGGCTTCCCGACACACATCGTTTACTCCCTCGTGCCCCCGGAGCACCAGGACCTGTCCTACATCACCTACGAACGCACCGTGCCCGCCTGCGCCGCCAACACCACCAAGCCGTGGTGCCTCGAGGACGCCGAGTACCCGCTAAACGAGATCCGACACGCCGCCGAGTACCACTACGAGAAGCTGCTGTCCCTGTACGCCGACGTGGCGGACCTCAACACGGAGCTGTCGGCGGAGCGGCCCGACACCCTGGACGAGGAGACGTACCTCTGcccctccgccaccgcctacGTCAGGCCGCTGCGCGCCGTCAACACGGAAGGCAAGTGGCGCGTCATCGTCAACGGCATCAAGGTCCACTACGAGACCCTGACGCAGACCACGCGCCTCGAGGAGTGCCTCAAGGAGGGCTACGCCTGCCCGCTGGTGCCCGAGTGCTACGAGTCCAAGTGCCTCCAGAAGTCCATCTACCACCGCTTCCTCGTCTTCGATCCCGACGACGAGCACTTCCCTTTCGTCGTGGACACCTTCAGGGTGCCCGCCAGCTGCGCCTGTCTCCTTGGCGCATAA
- the LOC126983267 gene encoding neurotrophin 1-like produces the protein MATRLMAVVVVVGVAAASEHSSHVVVSVGTEGTVDYAPYGAPAYGYYPQPAYYPQHPHPHHPPSYAHEPAVPACAANVTVPWCLEDAEYPLHEIQHALEYNAHHVLDLYADVADLNTALSVERPHTLEEETYLCPSATAYVRPLRAVNTDGKWRVILNNVKIHYQTLTQTTRVEQCLSKGNACPLVPECYGSSCLQKSIYHRFLVYDPYDYYHPFAIETFKLPASCACLLAAYTINH, from the exons ATGGCGACGAGGCTCATG gcagtggtggtggtggtgggcgtcgCCGCGGCCTCCGAGCACAGTTCCCACGTGGTGGTGAGCGTGGGCACCGAGGGGACAGTGGACTACGCCCCCTACGGTGCACCGGCCTACGGCTACTACCCTCAACCTGCCTACTACCCCCAACACCCTCACCCGCATCACCCGCCCTCCTACGCCCACGAGCCCGCCGTGCCCGCCTGCGCCGCCAACGTCACCGTGCCGTGGTGCCTCGAGGACGCCGAGTACCCGCTGCACGAGATACAGCACGCCCTGGAGTACAATGCCCACCACGTCCTCGACCTGTACGCCGACGTGGCTGACCTCAACACGGCACTGTCGGTGGAGCGGCCCCACACTCTCGAGGAGGAGACGTACCTCTGcccctccgccaccgcctacGTCAGGCCGCTGCGCGCCGTGAACACAGACGGAAAGTGGCGCGTCATCTTGAACAACGTTAAAATCCACTACCAGACCCTGACGCAGACGACCCGCGTGGAGCAGTGCCTCTCAAAGGGAAACGCCTGCCCGCTGGTGCCCGAGTGTTACGGTTCCTCCTGCCTGCAGAAGTCCATCTACCACCGCTTCCTCGTCTACGACCCCTACGACTACTACCACCCCTTCGCCATCGAGACCTTCAAGCTGCCCGCCAGCTGCGCTTGCCTGCTCGCCGCCTACACCATCAACCACTAA